A portion of the Rhodopseudomonas sp. BAL398 genome contains these proteins:
- a CDS encoding ParB/RepB/Spo0J family partition protein gives MASAQKIKLSPSRDIPFNRLVLSQSNVRRVKAGVSIEQLAESIALRTLLQSLSVRAVLDEDGRETGMFEVPAGGRRYRALELLVKQKRMAKTQPVPCVVRDDGIAEDDSLAENDERVGLHPLDQFRAFKALHDGGMSEDDIAARHFVTPAIVKQRLRLASVSPKLHEVYADDGMTLNQLMAFSVTADHARQEQVWDNVSRSRFDQPYQIRRMLTENSVRASDRRAQFIGLDAYEQAGGVILRDLFEHDDGGWLQDVALLDRLVMEKLTAEAESIAAEGWKWISVAVDFPYGHTDNLRELGGTPVELSEDERTTIEALNAERAKLEADYAEADELPDEVDQRLGEIETALSAFETRPVIYDPADITRAGVFVSIDSEGVLSVDRGYVRPEDEAPVTVDPEVESAAEGQTVDGEVDQPVVQRAIITVGGANGESDEDEDDVIKPLPDRLITELTAHRTLALRNALANDPAVAFTAALHNFVLATFYRFASSSGCLEIAIRTPTLPAQAPGLNDSVSAKAIEARHDAWKARLPRDEGDLWPTLIAFDANEQSSLFAHCASFGVNALYEPASRFNEGRVSAHGIRRRLDAADVLARHVGLDMVAAGWTTGVDNYLGRVTKPRILEAVREAKGESSAQLIEHLKKADMAREAERLLEGTGWLPEPLRLTDAEAVAVTGEAEALPEFLAEDDEEEAEADDDQPCVDAAE, from the coding sequence ATGGCGTCAGCTCAGAAGATCAAGCTCAGCCCGTCGCGTGACATTCCCTTCAACAGACTGGTCTTGAGCCAGTCCAACGTCCGCCGGGTCAAGGCCGGCGTGTCGATCGAGCAATTGGCGGAGAGCATTGCGCTTCGCACCCTGCTGCAGAGCCTGAGCGTTCGGGCGGTGCTCGACGAAGACGGCCGGGAAACTGGCATGTTCGAGGTGCCGGCCGGCGGGCGGCGTTATCGCGCCCTCGAACTGTTGGTGAAGCAGAAGCGGATGGCGAAGACGCAACCGGTGCCGTGCGTGGTTCGGGACGATGGCATCGCCGAGGACGACTCGCTTGCCGAGAACGACGAGCGGGTCGGGCTGCATCCGCTCGACCAGTTCCGCGCGTTCAAGGCGCTGCACGACGGCGGCATGAGCGAAGACGATATCGCGGCTCGGCATTTTGTGACGCCGGCGATCGTCAAGCAGCGTCTGCGCCTCGCGTCGGTGTCACCGAAGCTGCACGAGGTCTATGCCGACGACGGCATGACGCTCAATCAGCTGATGGCGTTCTCGGTCACGGCCGACCATGCCCGCCAGGAGCAGGTCTGGGACAATGTCAGCCGCTCCCGGTTTGATCAGCCCTATCAGATCCGGCGCATGCTGACCGAGAATAGCGTGCGTGCCTCCGACCGCCGCGCCCAGTTCATCGGGCTGGATGCCTATGAGCAAGCCGGCGGCGTTATCCTTCGCGATTTGTTCGAACATGACGACGGCGGCTGGCTGCAGGATGTGGCGCTGCTCGATCGACTGGTCATGGAGAAGCTGACGGCTGAGGCCGAGAGTATCGCGGCGGAAGGCTGGAAGTGGATTTCGGTGGCCGTCGACTTTCCCTATGGCCACACCGACAATCTTCGCGAATTGGGCGGCACGCCCGTCGAATTGAGCGAGGATGAGCGGACCACGATCGAGGCGCTGAACGCCGAACGGGCCAAGCTCGAGGCCGACTACGCCGAAGCCGACGAATTGCCCGACGAGGTCGATCAGCGGCTTGGCGAGATCGAGACCGCGCTGTCGGCCTTCGAAACCCGGCCGGTGATCTACGATCCGGCCGACATCACGCGTGCCGGCGTGTTCGTCAGCATCGATTCCGAAGGCGTGTTGTCGGTCGATCGCGGTTATGTGCGACCGGAAGACGAAGCGCCGGTGACCGTCGATCCGGAGGTGGAATCCGCTGCGGAAGGCCAAACCGTCGATGGCGAGGTGGATCAACCCGTGGTCCAGCGCGCCATCATCACCGTCGGCGGCGCTAACGGGGAGTCAGACGAAGACGAGGACGACGTCATCAAGCCGTTGCCGGACCGCCTGATCACCGAACTGACGGCGCATCGGACTCTGGCGCTTCGCAATGCACTGGCGAACGATCCGGCGGTTGCCTTCACCGCAGCGTTGCACAATTTTGTGCTGGCGACGTTCTATCGCTTTGCATCATCGAGTGGTTGCCTGGAGATTGCGATCCGCACACCGACGCTGCCGGCACAGGCGCCCGGCCTCAACGACAGCGTGTCGGCCAAAGCCATCGAGGCGCGCCATGACGCTTGGAAGGCGCGGTTGCCGCGAGACGAGGGCGATCTCTGGCCGACGCTGATCGCATTCGACGCGAACGAGCAGTCATCGCTGTTTGCGCATTGCGCCTCGTTCGGCGTCAACGCGCTCTACGAGCCGGCCAGTCGCTTCAATGAAGGTCGCGTCTCCGCGCATGGCATTCGTCGCAGGCTCGACGCTGCCGACGTGCTCGCACGCCATGTCGGTCTCGACATGGTGGCGGCAGGCTGGACCACGGGCGTTGACAATTATCTTGGCCGGGTCACCAAACCGCGCATCCTTGAAGCGGTACGCGAGGCCAAGGGAGAATCGTCGGCGCAGCTGATTGAGCACCTCAAGAAGGCCGACATGGCGCGGGAGGCCGAGCGCCTGCTGGAAGGCACGGGCTGGTTGCCCGAGCCGCTGCGGCTGACCGACGCTGAAGCGGTTGCCGTGACCGGCGAAGCCGAGGCTCTACCTGAATTCCTCGCCGAGGACGACGAGGAAGAGGCAGAAGCCGACGACGATCAGCCTTGCGTCGATGCTGCGGAATGA
- a CDS encoding M48 family metallopeptidase, whose translation MRGSIVYAGQSIAYQARHSARKTLAISVHPNGAVEVVAPIATNREAIEHRLHRRAGWILQQCRYFEQFLPRTPERRYVGGETHLYLGRQYRLKIVNGDEDRVRLKGAYFWITVAGVPSPERVRALLADWYRERADSKLEDRFQALVDRFSRNLARTPTLAIRPMKRRWGSYSGRGQITLNRDLVRGPLPCIDYVIVHELAHARYPNHGRAFFDLLSQMMPDWEKRKLALERMLA comes from the coding sequence ATGCGTGGATCGATTGTCTATGCGGGCCAGAGTATCGCCTATCAGGCGCGCCACTCCGCACGGAAGACGCTGGCGATCTCCGTCCACCCGAATGGCGCAGTTGAAGTCGTGGCTCCGATTGCTACCAACCGGGAAGCAATTGAACACCGTCTGCACCGACGAGCCGGGTGGATTTTGCAGCAGTGCCGCTACTTCGAGCAGTTTCTTCCGCGAACGCCCGAGCGGCGATACGTCGGTGGTGAAACCCACCTCTATCTCGGCCGGCAGTACCGTTTGAAAATTGTGAACGGAGATGAAGATCGCGTCCGACTGAAAGGCGCCTATTTCTGGATCACCGTCGCTGGCGTCCCGTCTCCCGAGCGCGTTCGCGCCTTGTTGGCGGACTGGTACCGCGAGCGCGCCGACAGCAAGCTCGAAGACCGCTTTCAGGCACTCGTAGACCGATTTTCACGAAACTTGGCGCGGACACCAACCCTTGCGATACGGCCGATGAAGCGGCGCTGGGGCAGCTACAGCGGCAGAGGTCAGATCACGCTCAACCGCGACCTAGTGCGTGGCCCGCTCCCGTGCATCGACTACGTCATCGTTCACGAACTGGCTCACGCCCGGTACCCAAACCACGGCCGCGCCTTCTTCGATCTACTCAGCCAGATGATGCCGGATTGGGAGAAGAGAAAACTCGCCCTGGAACGCATGCTGGCCTGA
- a CDS encoding toprim domain-containing protein → MRSSAADLAQRLAREAEAVCRHYLSNGCRVGNYWQVGDARNTAGRSMFVRLTGRDGSRPAGKWTDAATSEHGDLLDVIRESCGLVEFRDVAEEARRFLSLPRPDPDPDRHASSTAPTGSPQSARRLFAMATPIVGTLVETYLHHRGITQLIEVACLRFHPRCYYRPHGDSPTETWPAMVAAVTDLDGQITGVQRTWLDPFGLGKAPIDTPRRAMGDLLGNAVRFGGACDVMAAGEGIETMLSLRGVVPTMPMAAALSAAHLGAILFPARLRRLYIVRDNDPAGDSALAILIDRTQAAGIEAIALSPRGGDFNEDLRQFGIDALREAVRMQIAPDDVARFMHR, encoded by the coding sequence GTGAGGTCAAGCGCGGCGGATCTGGCGCAGCGTCTCGCGCGCGAGGCCGAGGCGGTGTGCCGCCACTATCTCTCCAACGGTTGTCGCGTCGGCAATTATTGGCAGGTCGGCGACGCCCGGAACACCGCGGGCCGCTCGATGTTCGTGCGCTTGACGGGCAGGGACGGTTCGCGCCCCGCAGGGAAATGGACCGACGCCGCCACCAGCGAGCACGGCGATCTGCTCGACGTCATCCGGGAAAGTTGCGGCTTGGTCGAGTTCCGCGATGTTGCCGAGGAGGCGCGGCGCTTCCTCAGTTTGCCACGACCTGATCCAGACCCGGACCGCCATGCCTCATCCACGGCACCGACCGGCTCACCGCAATCGGCACGACGTCTGTTCGCGATGGCAACGCCGATTGTCGGGACGCTCGTCGAAACTTATCTGCACCACCGCGGCATTACCCAACTCATTGAAGTCGCATGCCTTCGCTTCCATCCCCGCTGCTACTATCGTCCGCATGGGGATAGTCCGACCGAGACCTGGCCTGCAATGGTCGCTGCCGTCACCGATCTTGATGGCCAAATCACCGGTGTGCAGCGCACCTGGCTCGATCCGTTCGGCTTGGGGAAAGCGCCGATCGACACCCCGCGGCGGGCGATGGGCGACCTGCTCGGCAACGCGGTCCGCTTCGGTGGGGCCTGCGACGTGATGGCGGCCGGCGAGGGAATCGAGACCATGCTATCCCTGCGCGGGGTCGTGCCGACCATGCCGATGGCTGCGGCACTCTCAGCTGCGCATCTCGGCGCCATCCTGTTTCCGGCAAGACTGCGCCGACTCTACATCGTCCGCGACAACGATCCTGCCGGCGATAGCGCGTTGGCAATCTTGATCGACCGCACCCAGGCGGCGGGGATCGAGGCGATAGCGCTGTCGCCACGGGGCGGCGACTTCAACGAGGATCTGCGGCAGTTCGGCATCGACGCGCTACGGGAAGCGGTGCGGATGCAGATTGCCCCGGACGACGTCGCGCGGTTCATGCACCGCTGA
- a CDS encoding ArdC family protein yields the protein MSRTAIIRDRTGTGRVNLYTEITDKIIAELEAGRVPWVQPWGTAAANAVIAMPRNAATRRRYSGINVLILWGAVIDAGFAGQSWLTFRQAISLGGHVRKGEHGTTVVFADRFTPEDERRRAAETGEEAGAIPFLKRFTVFNTDQCEGLPEEVVSAVIPPPPGQIEPQAEALIAAIGADFRIGGNRAYYNTGGDYVQVPPPAAYFEPINWHRTAFHELGHWTGHASRLNRDHSGTHGSKSYAREELVAEIAGAFVCASLGIVPTVRHADYIGSWLDVLREDNRAVVRAASAASKAADFLLGFAPQAIEGGPEEREQAA from the coding sequence ATGTCCAGAACCGCCATAATAAGAGACCGCACCGGCACAGGCCGCGTCAACCTCTATACCGAAATCACCGACAAGATCATCGCCGAGCTGGAGGCTGGCCGCGTGCCCTGGGTTCAGCCCTGGGGGACGGCGGCGGCAAACGCGGTGATCGCGATGCCGCGCAACGCGGCGACCCGGCGCCGGTACTCCGGAATTAACGTCTTGATTCTCTGGGGTGCGGTGATCGATGCAGGATTTGCAGGCCAGAGCTGGCTCACCTTCCGGCAGGCGATCAGCCTTGGCGGTCACGTCCGGAAGGGCGAACACGGCACGACAGTTGTTTTTGCCGATCGGTTTACTCCCGAGGACGAGCGCCGCCGCGCAGCTGAGACCGGCGAGGAGGCGGGTGCAATCCCATTTCTGAAGCGATTTACGGTTTTCAACACTGATCAGTGCGAGGGGCTGCCCGAAGAGGTCGTGTCCGCCGTTATTCCGCCGCCACCCGGACAGATCGAACCGCAAGCCGAGGCGTTGATCGCCGCAATCGGCGCCGACTTCCGCATCGGTGGCAATCGCGCTTACTACAACACGGGGGGCGATTACGTGCAGGTGCCGCCACCGGCCGCGTATTTCGAGCCGATCAATTGGCACCGCACGGCGTTTCACGAGCTCGGGCATTGGACCGGCCACGCCTCACGTCTCAACCGCGATCATTCCGGCACGCATGGCTCCAAATCCTACGCCCGCGAGGAACTGGTCGCCGAAATCGCTGGCGCCTTCGTCTGCGCCTCACTCGGCATCGTGCCGACCGTGCGCCACGCCGATTATATCGGCTCCTGGCTGGACGTGCTACGCGAGGACAACCGCGCCGTGGTGCGCGCGGCGAGTGCGGCGTCGAAGGCCGCGGATTTCCTGCTGGGCTTTGCACCGCAGGCGATCGAGGGCGGCCCCGAGGAGCGTGAGCAAGCGGCGTGA
- a CDS encoding DUF2493 domain-containing protein, translating to MTNDHDDTSFEPPHAASPTDHILTELQLHGYRPFQDEPDPRPLPEAQLIANAVADIFDALVATLSDTRLEPDLADLLWSTVNLFHRANERIERELDDNEQAQKRSQRDQDGSEIRSVELERLTAEGVTLVERRNAMELFRDQAADHFVRHTGSHWHPRSGSLVNHRALTSAVIDSRDFIAARRRAEIEVLLPAGPKIAVTGGLDFNDHRLIWDKLDQVHTKHPDMVLLHGGSPKGAELIAARWADHRKVPQIAFKPDWTRHAKAAPFKRNDQMLDVLPIGVMVFPGTGIQENMADKARKLGIPVWKFGERGA from the coding sequence ATGACCAACGATCACGACGACACCAGTTTCGAGCCACCACATGCCGCATCGCCAACCGACCATATCCTGACCGAGCTGCAGCTGCACGGCTATCGTCCGTTCCAGGACGAGCCAGATCCGAGGCCGCTGCCCGAAGCACAGCTCATCGCGAACGCCGTCGCCGATATCTTCGATGCGCTTGTCGCCACCTTGAGCGACACCCGCCTCGAACCAGACCTCGCCGACCTGCTGTGGTCGACCGTCAACCTGTTCCACCGCGCCAATGAACGGATCGAGCGCGAGCTCGACGACAATGAGCAGGCGCAGAAGCGCAGCCAGCGCGACCAGGATGGCTCTGAAATCCGCTCGGTTGAACTGGAGCGCCTCACCGCCGAGGGGGTGACCCTGGTCGAGCGCCGCAACGCCATGGAGCTGTTCCGCGACCAGGCCGCCGACCACTTCGTCCGCCACACCGGATCGCATTGGCACCCGCGCAGCGGCTCGCTGGTCAACCACCGCGCGCTGACCTCGGCTGTGATCGACAGCCGCGACTTTATCGCCGCCCGGCGCCGGGCCGAGATCGAGGTGCTGTTGCCCGCCGGGCCGAAGATCGCCGTCACCGGCGGGCTCGACTTCAACGATCACCGCCTGATCTGGGACAAGCTCGATCAGGTCCACACCAAGCACCCCGACATGGTGCTGCTGCATGGTGGTTCTCCCAAGGGCGCCGAATTGATCGCCGCCCGTTGGGCCGACCACCGCAAAGTGCCGCAGATCGCCTTCAAGCCGGACTGGACCAGGCACGCCAAGGCCGCGCCGTTCAAGCGCAACGATCAGATGCTCGACGTGCTGCCGATCGGCGTCATGGTATTCCCGGGCACCGGGATCCAGGAGAACATGGCCGACAAAGCCCGCAAGCTCGGCATTCCGGTCTGGAAATTCGGCGAGCGCGGCGCGTAA
- a CDS encoding strawberry notch family protein produces MTPSSSSTALSTAARLSASLASGDAAARIFAAARLIVAQLERGRRIDAAGLRATMETAFAGSDADGAWDWKSAYDACEAATVLFLRKFGPAMRSRAASPDAMLPMLTKISGILPTHTRRSEESQALQQFSTPIGLGLAASAAAAITPSDVVLEPSAGTGLLAILAELSGATLTLNELAVTRAGLLELLFPDVSVTRFDGAQIDDHLDARITPSVVLMNPPFSALANVDRRMGDAALRHISSALARLGDGGRLVAITGANCASDNPTWRDAFIDLQQRGQVVFSAAIDGAVFARHGTTLDTRLTVIDKQAADNPRVFPTSLGVAPDVVTLLGWIKESLPPRLPVALPQALPSIVRSVPGLGHAQQPVVIRPSSFPVQLPRPEAIELDYQTADWKPVQGGDITDALYEAYSLQSIRIPDAKTHPTKLVQSAAMASVAPPKPSYHPHLPAEVVERGLLSDAQLETVIYAGEALSQYLAGSWSVDPTFDIVAAARDDAETSVRFRMGFMLGDGTGAGKGRQVAGILLDNWLKGRRRAIWISKSDKLIEDAQRDWSALGQERLLVTPLSRFRQGTPIRLEQGILFTTYATLRSDARDDKISRVRQIVEWLGDNSGSETGAGFDGVIIFDESHAMQNAAGGKGERGDQAASQQGRAGLRLQHALPNARIVYVSATGATTVHNLVYAQRLGLWGGDDFPFATRAEFVEAIEAGGVAAMEVLARDLKALGLYTARSLSYEGVEYQLVEHRLTEEQIRIYDGYAGAFSIIHNNLDAALRAANVTGTSGTLNAQAKSAARSAFESAKQRFFNHLITAMKVPSLIASVERDLNDGHAAVIQIVSTGEAPMERRLAEIPTDEWGDVQVDITPREYVLDYLAHSFPTQLYEPFTDSEGNLSSRPVFRDGQPVQCRDAVARRDRLIERLASLPAVHGALDQIVQRFGSDMVAEVTGRSRRIIRRTDPDGVDRLKVENRAGSANLAEAQAFMDDAKRILVFSEAGGTGRSYHAELSAKNRRLRVHYLLEAGWKADAAIQGLGRTNRTNQAQPPLFRPVATDVKAEKRFLSTIARRLDTLGAITKGQRQTGGQGLFRAEDNLESHYARDALRQLYLLLVNGKIADCSLQTFEDATGLKLTDTNGIKDDLPPITTFLNRLLALTIDLQNVLFAAFEQLLTARVEGAIASGTFDAGLETLTAESFTVTGRQTIYTHPGTSAETRLLTITQRERNRPVTLDEALQCLADPRARCLVNAQSGRAAVQVPARSIMLDDGEVERRVRLIRPMEHPMLPLALMPQTHWQDADRETFARAWEAELAEVPEFTSTEIHIVTGLLLPIWKRLPNESTRVYRLQTDTGQRIIGRKVSPAWAATATETGILSMTPDAAFAALLDGKTIIDLAESLQLRRARVMGVNRIELTGFTEAMRDRLRAYGLFSEIISWKLRFFVPLDATGTAVLAKVLEHYPVLRISDRAAA; encoded by the coding sequence ATGACCCCGTCTTCTTCCTCCACGGCCCTGTCCACAGCCGCGCGATTATCAGCGTCGCTGGCCAGCGGCGATGCCGCCGCGCGCATCTTCGCCGCCGCGCGATTGATCGTTGCGCAACTGGAGCGCGGCCGCCGCATCGATGCGGCTGGCCTCCGCGCCACGATGGAAACAGCCTTCGCCGGTTCGGATGCCGATGGCGCCTGGGACTGGAAGAGCGCCTACGACGCTTGCGAAGCCGCGACCGTCCTGTTCCTGCGCAAATTCGGCCCGGCGATGCGCTCACGTGCCGCGTCGCCCGACGCCATGCTGCCGATGCTGACGAAGATCTCCGGCATTCTTCCCACCCATACGCGACGCTCCGAAGAAAGCCAGGCGCTGCAGCAATTCAGCACGCCGATCGGGCTTGGACTGGCGGCTTCCGCCGCTGCGGCAATCACCCCCTCCGACGTCGTACTCGAGCCGTCGGCCGGGACCGGGTTGCTGGCCATTCTCGCTGAATTGTCCGGCGCGACACTCACCCTGAATGAACTTGCCGTGACCCGTGCTGGCTTGCTCGAGCTGTTGTTCCCCGACGTCTCCGTCACCCGCTTCGACGGCGCGCAGATCGACGATCATCTCGATGCGAGGATCACGCCGAGCGTTGTGCTGATGAACCCGCCATTTTCCGCACTCGCCAATGTCGATCGCCGGATGGGTGACGCTGCGTTGCGCCATATTTCGTCGGCGCTGGCGCGGCTGGGCGATGGCGGTCGTCTGGTCGCGATCACCGGCGCCAATTGTGCGTCCGACAATCCGACCTGGCGCGACGCCTTTATCGACCTGCAGCAGCGCGGGCAGGTGGTATTCTCCGCGGCGATCGACGGGGCGGTCTTTGCCCGCCATGGCACCACCCTGGACACCCGCCTGACCGTGATCGACAAGCAGGCGGCCGACAACCCCCGCGTGTTTCCGACATCACTAGGCGTGGCTCCCGATGTTGTCACGCTGCTCGGCTGGATCAAAGAATCTTTGCCACCGCGGTTGCCGGTCGCGCTTCCGCAAGCACTCCCTTCGATCGTCCGATCGGTGCCGGGCCTCGGTCACGCACAGCAGCCGGTCGTCATCAGGCCTTCCTCCTTCCCGGTCCAGCTCCCCCGGCCGGAAGCGATTGAGCTGGACTATCAGACCGCCGACTGGAAGCCCGTCCAGGGCGGCGACATCACCGACGCGCTGTATGAAGCCTACAGCTTGCAGTCGATCCGGATTCCCGACGCCAAGACTCATCCGACCAAGCTGGTACAGTCGGCGGCGATGGCCTCGGTGGCGCCGCCGAAGCCGAGCTATCACCCGCATCTGCCCGCTGAGGTCGTCGAACGCGGGCTCTTGTCAGATGCCCAGTTGGAAACTGTGATCTATGCCGGCGAGGCCCTTTCGCAGTATCTCGCGGGATCCTGGAGCGTTGACCCGACGTTCGACATCGTCGCCGCCGCGCGTGACGACGCCGAGACCTCGGTTCGCTTTCGCATGGGCTTCATGCTCGGTGACGGCACCGGCGCCGGCAAGGGCCGCCAGGTCGCCGGCATCCTGCTCGACAATTGGCTGAAGGGACGGCGCAGGGCGATCTGGATCAGCAAGTCCGACAAGCTGATCGAGGATGCCCAGCGCGACTGGTCGGCGCTCGGACAGGAACGATTGCTGGTGACACCGCTGTCGCGATTCCGGCAAGGCACCCCGATCCGTCTCGAGCAAGGCATCCTTTTTACCACCTATGCCACGCTGCGCTCCGACGCCCGCGACGACAAGATATCGCGGGTCCGGCAGATCGTGGAATGGTTGGGCGACAATTCTGGCTCCGAGACCGGGGCCGGTTTCGACGGCGTGATCATCTTCGACGAGTCCCACGCGATGCAGAATGCTGCAGGCGGCAAGGGCGAACGCGGCGACCAGGCTGCCTCGCAGCAGGGTCGCGCCGGTCTTCGCCTGCAACACGCGCTCCCCAATGCGCGTATCGTCTATGTCTCCGCGACCGGCGCCACCACGGTGCATAACCTCGTCTATGCGCAGCGCCTCGGGCTGTGGGGCGGCGATGACTTTCCCTTCGCCACCCGCGCGGAATTTGTCGAGGCGATCGAGGCCGGCGGCGTCGCGGCGATGGAGGTGCTGGCCCGCGATCTCAAGGCGCTCGGGCTCTATACGGCGCGATCGCTTTCTTATGAGGGCGTGGAATACCAGCTGGTCGAACACCGGCTCACCGAGGAACAGATCCGCATCTATGACGGCTATGCTGGTGCGTTCTCGATCATCCACAACAACCTCGATGCAGCGCTGCGCGCCGCCAACGTCACCGGCACCTCCGGCACGCTCAACGCACAGGCCAAGTCGGCCGCCCGTTCGGCGTTTGAATCCGCCAAGCAGCGGTTCTTCAACCACCTGATCACCGCGATGAAGGTGCCGTCGCTGATCGCCTCGGTCGAGCGAGATCTGAACGATGGCCATGCCGCCGTGATCCAGATCGTCTCGACCGGCGAGGCGCCGATGGAGCGTCGGCTTGCCGAGATTCCGACCGACGAATGGGGCGACGTCCAGGTCGATATCACGCCGCGGGAATATGTGTTGGATTACCTGGCGCATTCGTTCCCGACCCAGCTCTACGAGCCGTTCACCGACAGCGAAGGCAATCTGTCGTCGCGGCCGGTGTTCCGGGATGGCCAGCCGGTGCAATGCCGCGACGCCGTCGCGCGGCGCGACCGGCTGATCGAACGTCTCGCCTCATTGCCGGCGGTACACGGCGCGCTCGACCAGATCGTGCAGCGCTTTGGCTCCGACATGGTCGCGGAAGTGACCGGACGCTCCCGGCGCATCATCCGCAGGACCGATCCGGATGGTGTTGATCGCCTCAAAGTGGAGAACCGCGCCGGCTCCGCCAATCTCGCCGAGGCCCAGGCCTTCATGGATGACGCCAAACGCATTCTGGTGTTCTCGGAAGCGGGCGGAACCGGGCGCTCCTATCACGCGGAGCTGTCGGCCAAGAACCGGCGGCTGCGGGTGCATTATCTGTTGGAAGCCGGATGGAAGGCCGATGCCGCGATCCAGGGGCTCGGTCGAACCAACCGCACCAATCAGGCACAGCCGCCATTATTTCGGCCGGTCGCGACCGATGTGAAGGCCGAGAAGCGCTTTCTGTCAACCATCGCGCGGCGGCTCGACACGCTCGGCGCCATCACCAAAGGCCAGCGCCAGACCGGCGGGCAGGGTCTGTTCCGCGCCGAGGACAACCTTGAAAGCCACTATGCGCGCGACGCCCTGCGGCAACTCTATCTGCTGCTCGTCAACGGCAAGATCGCCGATTGTTCGCTGCAGACCTTCGAGGACGCCACCGGCCTCAAGCTGACCGACACCAACGGGATCAAGGACGATCTGCCGCCGATCACCACCTTCCTCAACCGGCTGTTGGCACTGACCATCGATCTGCAGAACGTCCTGTTCGCCGCCTTCGAGCAACTGCTGACCGCGCGCGTCGAGGGCGCGATCGCGTCCGGCACCTTTGATGCCGGCCTGGAAACCCTGACCGCCGAGAGCTTCACGGTCACAGGCCGGCAGACGATCTACACCCATCCCGGCACCTCCGCCGAGACCCGTTTGCTCACCATCACCCAGCGGGAGCGCAACCGGCCGGTCACGCTCGACGAGGCGCTGCAGTGTCTCGCCGATCCACGTGCGCGATGTCTGGTGAACGCCCAGTCCGGTCGCGCCGCGGTGCAGGTTCCGGCGCGTAGCATCATGCTGGACGACGGCGAGGTGGAACGAAGAGTTCGTTTGATCCGGCCGATGGAGCATCCGATGTTGCCGTTGGCGTTGATGCCGCAGACCCATTGGCAAGACGCCGATCGCGAGACCTTTGCGCGCGCCTGGGAAGCTGAACTGGCCGAGGTGCCGGAGTTCACCTCAACCGAAATCCACATCGTGACCGGTTTACTGCTGCCGATCTGGAAGCGGTTGCCGAATGAATCGACGCGGGTCTACCGGCTGCAGACCGATACCGGCCAACGGATCATCGGCCGCAAGGTGTCACCTGCCTGGGCGGCGACAGCTACTGAAACCGGCATTTTGAGCATGACACCGGACGCCGCGTTCGCGGCGTTGCTCGATGGCAAGACGATCATCGATCTTGCGGAATCCCTGCAGCTGCGCCGGGCTCGCGTAATGGGCGTGAACCGGATCGAATTGACCGGCTTCACCGAGGCGATGCGCGACCGTCTTCGCGCCTATGGTCTGTTCAGCGAGATCATCTCCTGGAAGCTGCGCTTCTTCGTGCCGCTGGATGCGACCGGCACGGCGGTGCTGGCCAAAGTGCTGGAGCACTATCCGGTGCTGCGGATCTCCGATCGGGCTGCGGCGTGA
- a CDS encoding DUF736 domain-containing protein: MANIGSFKKSGQEFQGEIVTLSLQTKGVRIVPETDRNSENAPSHRVYVGRAEIGAAWSKRSSEGRDYLSVKLDDPSFNAPIYANLFDDEDAETFTLIWSRSRKPNGD; this comes from the coding sequence ATGGCTAACATCGGCTCATTCAAGAAGTCCGGCCAAGAATTCCAGGGCGAGATCGTCACCCTGAGCCTCCAGACCAAGGGCGTCCGCATCGTCCCCGAAACCGACCGCAACAGCGAGAACGCGCCGAGCCACCGGGTCTATGTCGGCCGCGCCGAGATCGGTGCCGCCTGGTCGAAGCGCTCCAGCGAGGGCCGCGACTATCTCTCGGTCAAGCTCGACGACCCGAGCTTCAACGCTCCGATCTACGCCAATCTGTTCGATGACGAAGACGCCGAGACCTTCACCCTGATCTGGTCCCGCAGCCGCAAGCCCAATGGCGACTAA
- a CDS encoding DUF6894 family protein, which produces MSFYRFSIFQGESADAQGQEVDLPDSRAAWNQACSMCRDLSRTIFTDAKPEWKLEVSNELGKTIFRFRVLAEVL; this is translated from the coding sequence ATGTCGTTCTATCGGTTTTCCATATTCCAAGGTGAAAGCGCAGACGCGCAAGGGCAGGAAGTCGATCTTCCGGATAGCCGTGCCGCTTGGAATCAAGCGTGCTCAATGTGCCGCGATCTGAGCCGTACCATTTTCACGGACGCCAAGCCCGAATGGAAACTGGAAGTCAGCAACGAATTGGGTAAGACGATCTTCCGATTTCGGGTTCTTGCTGAGGTGCTGTAG